From a single Miscanthus floridulus cultivar M001 chromosome 8, ASM1932011v1, whole genome shotgun sequence genomic region:
- the LOC136474952 gene encoding probable fucosyltransferase 8, with protein sequence MDVKRSRSPRAPAEDDKKRAGGWRGSGVRPEMVLVGFLLTLPLLFLVFGGRWGSSSFPSSSSSSSATSSPPVVSKPVARHVDAGDRGATPQGQKPVALKNVSASTATSVSQDKLLGGLLSAAFDESSCQSRYKSNLYRKPSPFPLSPYLAQKLRKYEAYHKKCGLGTKRYRRAVKQLKAGRNADNSECKYVVWFPCNGLGNRMLTIASTFLYALLTDRVLLLHVSAEQEGLFCEPFPGSSWVLPRNFPQNNPHKLHIGAPESYANMLKSNVVRNDVDPASVPASSLPAYVYLHVEQFQLKLSDNVFCDEDQVMLGKFNWMILKSDSYFAPALFLTPMFEAELAKMFPQKEAVFHHLGRYLFHPTNRVWGIIRRYYEAYLARVDEKIGFQIRIFPEKPIKFENMYDQLMRCVREQRLLPELGTAELPPTNATADAGNGNGKVRAVLIASLYSGYYEKIRGMYYESPTKNGEIVAVFQPSHEEQQQYTSNEHNQKALAEIYLLSYCDKITMSAWSTFGYVAYSFAGVKPWILLRPDWNRETSDVACVRSTSVEPCLHSPPILGCRAKRDVDVAAVKPYVRHCEDVGFGLKLFDS encoded by the exons ATGGACGTGAAGCGGTCGCGGAGCCCTCGGGCTCCGGCCGAGGACGACAAGAAGCGTGCCGGCGGGTGGCGCGGCTCCGGCGTCCGCCCGGAGATGGTGCTCGTCGGCTTCCTCCTCACGCTgcccctcctcttcctcgtcTTCGGCGGCCGCTGGGGCAGCAGCTCCTTCCcttcgtcgtcctcgtcgtcgtctgCTACCTCCTCTCCGCCGGTCGTCTCCAAGCCCGTCGCCCGCCACGTGGACGCCGGCGACCGCGGCGCGACACCTCAGGGCCAAA AACCTGTTGCTCTGAAAAACGTCTCTGCATCGACGGCAACATCTGTGTCCCAGGATAAGCTTCTGGGCGGATTACTGTCCGCGGCATTCGACGAATCCTCCTGCCAGAGCCGCTACAAATCGAATCTGTACCGGAAGCCATCCCCTTTCCCGCtgtccccctacctggcgcagaAGCTGAGGAAGTACGAGGCGTACCACAAGAAGTGCGGCCTGGGGACGAAGCGCTACCGGCGGGCCGTGAAGCAGCTCAAGGCCGGGCGCAACGCCGACAACTCAGAGTGCAAGTACGTGGTGTGGTTCCCCTGCAATGGCCTGGGCAACCGCATGCTCACCATCGCCTCCACCTTCCTCTACGCGCTGCTCACCGACCGGGTGCTGCTCCTGCACGTCTCGGCGGAGCAGGAGGGCCTCTTCTGCGAGCCGTTCCCGGGCAGCTCGTGGGTGCTCCCGCGCAACTTCCCGCAGAACAACCCGCACAAGCTCCACATCGGCGCGCCGGAGAGCTACGCCAACATGCTCAAGAGCAACGTCGTCCGCAACGACGTCGACCCCGCCAGCGTGCCGGCGTCGTCGCTGCCTGCGTACGTGTACCTCCACGTGGAGCAGTTCCAGCTGAAGCTGTCGGACAACGTCTTCTGCGACGAGGACCAGGTGATGCTCGGCAAGTTCAACTGGATGATCCTCAAGTCCGACAGCTACTTCGCGCCGGCGCTGTTCCTGACGCCGATGTTCGAGGCGGAGCTCGCCAAGATGTTCCCGCAGAAGGAGGCCGTGTTCCATCACCTGGGACGGTACCTCTTCCACCCGACAAACCGTGTCTGGGGGATCATCAGGAGATACTATGAGGCGTATCTTGCCAGAGTGGACGAGAAGATCGGGTTCCAGATCCGGATCTTCCCGGAGAAGCCGATCAAGTTCGAGAACATGTACGACCAGCTGATGCGGTGCGTCAGGGAGCAGCGGCTGCTGCCGGAGCTCGGCACCGCCGAGCTGCCGCCGACGAACGCGACGGCCGACGCCGGGAACGGCAACGGGAAGGTGAGGGCGGTGCTGATCGCGTCGCTCTACTCGGGGTACTACGAGAAGATCCGCGGCATGTACTACGAGAGCCCCACCAAGAACGGGGAGATCGTGGCGGTGTTCCAGCCGAGccacgaggagcagcagcagTACACGTCGAACGAGCACAACCAGAAGGCGCTGGCCGAGATCTACCTGCTCAGCTACTGCGACAAGATCACGATGAGCGCCTGGTCCACCTTCGGGTACGTCGCGTACAGCTTCGCCGGCGTGAAGCCGTGGATCCTGCTCCGGCCGGACTGGAACAGGGAGACCTCCGACGTCGCGTGCGTCCGGTCCACGTCCGTGGAGCCGTGCCTGCACTCGCCGCCGATCCTCGGGTGCAGGGCCAAGAGGGACGTCGACGTGGCCGCCGTCAAGCCGTACGTCCGGCACTGCGAGGACGTCGGCTTCGGCCTCAAGTTGTTCGATAGCTAA
- the LOC136478154 gene encoding probable fucosyltransferase 8 isoform X1: protein MVMGRPSNSYGSGGDEERLPLRGVLETQQRAPGPPPPAHHAAEQLKEARRGGSRLWRASVRAGLLLCLLTVPVVLLLLRWQADSSPQWVFDFEAPEEDDDQDIQDDMSDDLSPSPQIAYDRLLGGLLVEGFDEKSCRSRYQFARYHNSPSIPSPYLIERLRKQEALQKKCGPGTKAYKEASKQLKSGQSVNVTDCNYLFLIIHAGLGNRMLEITSAFLYALLTNRILLVDRYKEIADLFCEPFPETSWLVPSDFPLNNDEFSQSSPESYGNLLQNKVFGENTDRSLAGNRPPYVYLHLDGIYGFHDKLFFCEDNQQFLQGFSWLIMRTDMYFVPSLFLIPAFQDELSRLFPEKDTVFHHLARYLFHPTNNVWYSVTKYFRSYLAKAEKRVGIQIRIYETKGILQRNGPFPHILNQILSCAQNEKLLPEVSMAEGAAAETQNNQTAAGTQNNRTIAVLTTSLSSWYSDQIQKKYDEQPAVDGITVKVFQPSNEEYQRSRNKKHNMKALAEIYLLSMSDVLITSGFSTFGYAAQGLAGLKPWIMFRSENHVIPDPPCGRAMSIEPCFHQAPSYDCKAKKDADLGKVVPYVRHCEDVSWGLKIVNQTHL, encoded by the exons ATGGTGATGGGGAGGCCAAGCAACAGCTACGGGAGCGGGGGCGACGAGGAGCGGCTGCCCCTCCGCGGCGTGCTGGAGACGCAGCAGCGGGCGccggggccgccgccgccggcccacCACGCCGCGGAGCAGCTGAAGGAGGCGAGGCGCGGGGGCAGCAGGCTCTGGCGCGCGTCCGTGCGCGCCGGGCTGCTGCTCTGCCTGCTGACCGTCCCGGtagtcctgctgctgctgcggtggcaGGCCGACTCCTCGCCGCAGTGGGTCTTCGACTTCGAGGCCCCCGAGGAAGACGACGACCAAG ATATACAAGATGATATGTCCGATGATCTATCTCCATCGCCACAAATAGCGTACGACCGACTTCTGGGTGGCCTTCTGGTTGAGGGTTTTGATGAGAAATCATGTAGAAGCAGGTATCAGTTTGCACGCTATCACAATTCACCAAGCATACCATCTCCATACCTCATAGAGAGGTTAAGGAAACAAGAAGCTTTGCAGAAAAAGTGTGGTCCAGGCACCAAAGCATACAAGGAAGCCTCAAAGCAGCTGAAGTCCGGTCAAAGCGTCAATGTGACAGATTGCAACTATCTGTTCCTGATTATTCACGCTGGCTTAGGGAACCGGATGCTTGAGATCACTTCAGCATTCCTTTATGCGCTACTTACAAACCGGATTTTGCTCGTGGACCGTTATAAGGAGATTGCAGACCTTTTCTGTGAACCCTTTCCTGAAACATCGTGGTTGGTTCCTTCAGATTTCCCTCTGAACAATGACGAGTTCAGTCAGAGTAGTCCTGAGAGCTATGGCAACTTGCTGCAGAATAAAGTTTTCGGTGAAAATACAGATCGATCTTTGGCTGGTAATAGACCTCCCTATGTGTATCTCCACCTTGATGGCATCTATGGTTTCCATGACAAACTTTTCTTCTGTGAAGACAACCAACAGTTCCTGCAAGGGTTTTCATGGTTGATCATGAGAACAGACATGTACTTTGTGCCATCCCTATTTCTCATTCCAGCTTTCCAAGATGAACTCAGCAGGCTATTTCCTGAGAAAGACACTGTTTTCCATCACTTGGCACGCTATCTTTTTCATCCGACAAATAATGTTTGGTATTCGGTTACAAAATACTTCCGGTCCTACCTGGCCAAAgctgaaaaaagagtgggaattCAGATCAGAATATATGAAACCAAAGGTATCTTACAAAGAAATGGTCCGTTCCCACACATTTTGAATCAGATCCTCTCATGTGCTCAAAATGAAAAGCTGCTTCCAGAAGTTAGTATGGCAGAGGGAGCAGCAGCTGAGACTCAGAATAACCAAACAGCAGCTGGGACTCAGAATAACCGAACGATTGCTGTTCTAACGACTTCTTTGAGCTCTTGGTACAGTGATCAGATTCAGAAGAAGTACGATGAGCAACCAGCTGTTGATGGCATAACTGTCAAAGTGTTCCAGCCGAGCAACGAGGAGTACCAGAGGTCAAGGAACAAGAAGCACAACATGAAGGCACTTGCTGAGATCTATCTACTGAGCATGAGCGACGTACTGATCACCAGTGGCTTTTCCACGTTTGGGTACGCTGCTCAGGGGCTCGCCGGCCTGAAGCCATGGATCATGTTTAGGTCGGAGAACCACGTGATACCAGACCCACCGTGCGGCCGTGCCATGTCCATTGAGCCGTGCTTCCATCAAGCTCCCTCCTACGACTGCAAGGCGAAGAAGGACGCTGATTTGGGCAAGGTAGTGCCTTACGTGAGGCACTGCGAGGACGTGAGCTGGGGGCTGAAGATTGTAAATCAAACTCATCTGTAG
- the LOC136478154 gene encoding galactoside 2-alpha-L-fucosyltransferase-like isoform X2: MDELLRSKQAHLDCPPWKKSDIQDDMSDDLSPSPQIAYDRLLGGLLVEGFDEKSCRSRYQFARYHNSPSIPSPYLIERLRKQEALQKKCGPGTKAYKEASKQLKSGQSVNVTDCNYLFLIIHAGLGNRMLEITSAFLYALLTNRILLVDRYKEIADLFCEPFPETSWLVPSDFPLNNDEFSQSSPESYGNLLQNKVFGENTDRSLAGNRPPYVYLHLDGIYGFHDKLFFCEDNQQFLQGFSWLIMRTDMYFVPSLFLIPAFQDELSRLFPEKDTVFHHLARYLFHPTNNVWYSVTKYFRSYLAKAEKRVGIQIRIYETKGILQRNGPFPHILNQILSCAQNEKLLPEVSMAEGAAAETQNNQTAAGTQNNRTIAVLTTSLSSWYSDQIQKKYDEQPAVDGITVKVFQPSNEEYQRSRNKKHNMKALAEIYLLSMSDVLITSGFSTFGYAAQGLAGLKPWIMFRSENHVIPDPPCGRAMSIEPCFHQAPSYDCKAKKDADLGKVVPYVRHCEDVSWGLKIVNQTHL; the protein is encoded by the exons ATGGACGAACTGCTCAGGTCCAAGCAGGCTCACCTCGACTGCCCTCCCTGGAAGAAGTCAG ATATACAAGATGATATGTCCGATGATCTATCTCCATCGCCACAAATAGCGTACGACCGACTTCTGGGTGGCCTTCTGGTTGAGGGTTTTGATGAGAAATCATGTAGAAGCAGGTATCAGTTTGCACGCTATCACAATTCACCAAGCATACCATCTCCATACCTCATAGAGAGGTTAAGGAAACAAGAAGCTTTGCAGAAAAAGTGTGGTCCAGGCACCAAAGCATACAAGGAAGCCTCAAAGCAGCTGAAGTCCGGTCAAAGCGTCAATGTGACAGATTGCAACTATCTGTTCCTGATTATTCACGCTGGCTTAGGGAACCGGATGCTTGAGATCACTTCAGCATTCCTTTATGCGCTACTTACAAACCGGATTTTGCTCGTGGACCGTTATAAGGAGATTGCAGACCTTTTCTGTGAACCCTTTCCTGAAACATCGTGGTTGGTTCCTTCAGATTTCCCTCTGAACAATGACGAGTTCAGTCAGAGTAGTCCTGAGAGCTATGGCAACTTGCTGCAGAATAAAGTTTTCGGTGAAAATACAGATCGATCTTTGGCTGGTAATAGACCTCCCTATGTGTATCTCCACCTTGATGGCATCTATGGTTTCCATGACAAACTTTTCTTCTGTGAAGACAACCAACAGTTCCTGCAAGGGTTTTCATGGTTGATCATGAGAACAGACATGTACTTTGTGCCATCCCTATTTCTCATTCCAGCTTTCCAAGATGAACTCAGCAGGCTATTTCCTGAGAAAGACACTGTTTTCCATCACTTGGCACGCTATCTTTTTCATCCGACAAATAATGTTTGGTATTCGGTTACAAAATACTTCCGGTCCTACCTGGCCAAAgctgaaaaaagagtgggaattCAGATCAGAATATATGAAACCAAAGGTATCTTACAAAGAAATGGTCCGTTCCCACACATTTTGAATCAGATCCTCTCATGTGCTCAAAATGAAAAGCTGCTTCCAGAAGTTAGTATGGCAGAGGGAGCAGCAGCTGAGACTCAGAATAACCAAACAGCAGCTGGGACTCAGAATAACCGAACGATTGCTGTTCTAACGACTTCTTTGAGCTCTTGGTACAGTGATCAGATTCAGAAGAAGTACGATGAGCAACCAGCTGTTGATGGCATAACTGTCAAAGTGTTCCAGCCGAGCAACGAGGAGTACCAGAGGTCAAGGAACAAGAAGCACAACATGAAGGCACTTGCTGAGATCTATCTACTGAGCATGAGCGACGTACTGATCACCAGTGGCTTTTCCACGTTTGGGTACGCTGCTCAGGGGCTCGCCGGCCTGAAGCCATGGATCATGTTTAGGTCGGAGAACCACGTGATACCAGACCCACCGTGCGGCCGTGCCATGTCCATTGAGCCGTGCTTCCATCAAGCTCCCTCCTACGACTGCAAGGCGAAGAAGGACGCTGATTTGGGCAAGGTAGTGCCTTACGTGAGGCACTGCGAGGACGTGAGCTGGGGGCTGAAGATTGTAAATCAAACTCATCTGTAG
- the LOC136478154 gene encoding galactoside 2-alpha-L-fucosyltransferase-like isoform X3, giving the protein MSDDLSPSPQIAYDRLLGGLLVEGFDEKSCRSRYQFARYHNSPSIPSPYLIERLRKQEALQKKCGPGTKAYKEASKQLKSGQSVNVTDCNYLFLIIHAGLGNRMLEITSAFLYALLTNRILLVDRYKEIADLFCEPFPETSWLVPSDFPLNNDEFSQSSPESYGNLLQNKVFGENTDRSLAGNRPPYVYLHLDGIYGFHDKLFFCEDNQQFLQGFSWLIMRTDMYFVPSLFLIPAFQDELSRLFPEKDTVFHHLARYLFHPTNNVWYSVTKYFRSYLAKAEKRVGIQIRIYETKGILQRNGPFPHILNQILSCAQNEKLLPEVSMAEGAAAETQNNQTAAGTQNNRTIAVLTTSLSSWYSDQIQKKYDEQPAVDGITVKVFQPSNEEYQRSRNKKHNMKALAEIYLLSMSDVLITSGFSTFGYAAQGLAGLKPWIMFRSENHVIPDPPCGRAMSIEPCFHQAPSYDCKAKKDADLGKVVPYVRHCEDVSWGLKIVNQTHL; this is encoded by the coding sequence ATGTCCGATGATCTATCTCCATCGCCACAAATAGCGTACGACCGACTTCTGGGTGGCCTTCTGGTTGAGGGTTTTGATGAGAAATCATGTAGAAGCAGGTATCAGTTTGCACGCTATCACAATTCACCAAGCATACCATCTCCATACCTCATAGAGAGGTTAAGGAAACAAGAAGCTTTGCAGAAAAAGTGTGGTCCAGGCACCAAAGCATACAAGGAAGCCTCAAAGCAGCTGAAGTCCGGTCAAAGCGTCAATGTGACAGATTGCAACTATCTGTTCCTGATTATTCACGCTGGCTTAGGGAACCGGATGCTTGAGATCACTTCAGCATTCCTTTATGCGCTACTTACAAACCGGATTTTGCTCGTGGACCGTTATAAGGAGATTGCAGACCTTTTCTGTGAACCCTTTCCTGAAACATCGTGGTTGGTTCCTTCAGATTTCCCTCTGAACAATGACGAGTTCAGTCAGAGTAGTCCTGAGAGCTATGGCAACTTGCTGCAGAATAAAGTTTTCGGTGAAAATACAGATCGATCTTTGGCTGGTAATAGACCTCCCTATGTGTATCTCCACCTTGATGGCATCTATGGTTTCCATGACAAACTTTTCTTCTGTGAAGACAACCAACAGTTCCTGCAAGGGTTTTCATGGTTGATCATGAGAACAGACATGTACTTTGTGCCATCCCTATTTCTCATTCCAGCTTTCCAAGATGAACTCAGCAGGCTATTTCCTGAGAAAGACACTGTTTTCCATCACTTGGCACGCTATCTTTTTCATCCGACAAATAATGTTTGGTATTCGGTTACAAAATACTTCCGGTCCTACCTGGCCAAAgctgaaaaaagagtgggaattCAGATCAGAATATATGAAACCAAAGGTATCTTACAAAGAAATGGTCCGTTCCCACACATTTTGAATCAGATCCTCTCATGTGCTCAAAATGAAAAGCTGCTTCCAGAAGTTAGTATGGCAGAGGGAGCAGCAGCTGAGACTCAGAATAACCAAACAGCAGCTGGGACTCAGAATAACCGAACGATTGCTGTTCTAACGACTTCTTTGAGCTCTTGGTACAGTGATCAGATTCAGAAGAAGTACGATGAGCAACCAGCTGTTGATGGCATAACTGTCAAAGTGTTCCAGCCGAGCAACGAGGAGTACCAGAGGTCAAGGAACAAGAAGCACAACATGAAGGCACTTGCTGAGATCTATCTACTGAGCATGAGCGACGTACTGATCACCAGTGGCTTTTCCACGTTTGGGTACGCTGCTCAGGGGCTCGCCGGCCTGAAGCCATGGATCATGTTTAGGTCGGAGAACCACGTGATACCAGACCCACCGTGCGGCCGTGCCATGTCCATTGAGCCGTGCTTCCATCAAGCTCCCTCCTACGACTGCAAGGCGAAGAAGGACGCTGATTTGGGCAAGGTAGTGCCTTACGTGAGGCACTGCGAGGACGTGAGCTGGGGGCTGAAGATTGTAAATCAAACTCATCTGTAG